A portion of the Streptomyces coeruleoprunus genome contains these proteins:
- a CDS encoding PucR family transcriptional regulator — translation MTAREREISGEYLEGYADILAEVSATGRRLNRDELRARRTLGERAAEDGHGLRALVGMHLAATRKAWPGDAAADSVLAAVEQAVDAFAEGYERAQRLAVRQEEAARREFIDDLLYGRSDLGRLAERAERFGLRLSRAHAVAVAAAGTAHDEAGPVSRRVERALLGRFGDRRILFTTKDGRLVCVAPGDQDDVLAFFAQQAYAATDGGRVAIGRPHPGPGGVVHSYEEALNALDLAERMNLGEPVLHAADLLVFPVLTRDRQAMADLVRSALGPLRQARGGAGPLLDTLSTYFDAGCNAAEAARRLSLSVRALTYRLERIHRLTGSDPADPLHRYTLQTAVIGARLLDWPAREL, via the coding sequence GTGACGGCGCGCGAGCGGGAGATATCCGGCGAATACCTGGAGGGGTACGCCGACATCCTGGCCGAGGTGTCGGCCACCGGGCGGCGCCTCAACAGGGACGAGCTGCGCGCCCGCCGGACCCTGGGCGAGCGCGCCGCGGAGGACGGCCACGGGCTGCGGGCCCTCGTCGGCATGCACCTGGCCGCGACCCGGAAGGCCTGGCCCGGCGACGCGGCCGCCGACAGCGTGCTGGCCGCGGTCGAGCAGGCCGTCGACGCGTTCGCGGAGGGCTACGAGCGGGCCCAGCGGCTGGCCGTCCGCCAGGAGGAGGCGGCCCGCCGCGAGTTCATCGACGACCTGCTGTACGGCCGCAGCGACCTCGGCAGGCTCGCCGAGCGCGCCGAGCGGTTCGGGCTGCGGCTGTCGCGCGCCCACGCCGTCGCCGTGGCCGCCGCGGGCACCGCCCACGACGAGGCGGGGCCCGTCTCCCGCCGGGTCGAGCGGGCGCTCCTCGGCCGCTTCGGCGACCGGCGCATCCTGTTCACCACCAAGGACGGGCGGCTGGTGTGCGTGGCCCCCGGCGACCAGGACGACGTGCTGGCGTTCTTCGCCCAGCAGGCGTACGCCGCGACGGACGGCGGCCGGGTCGCGATCGGCCGCCCCCATCCCGGCCCGGGCGGTGTCGTCCACTCGTACGAGGAGGCGCTCAACGCCCTGGACCTCGCCGAGCGCATGAATCTCGGCGAGCCGGTGCTGCACGCCGCCGACCTGCTGGTCTTCCCCGTACTGACCCGCGACCGGCAGGCCATGGCCGACCTGGTGCGCAGCGCTCTCGGCCCCCTGCGGCAGGCCCGCGGCGGCGCCGGGCCCCTGCTGGACACCCTCAGCACGTACTTCGACGCCGGCTGCAACGCGGCGGAGGCGGCCCGCCGGCTCAGCCTGAGCGTGCGGGCCCTGACGTACCGCCTGGAACGCATCCACCGC
- a CDS encoding serine/threonine-protein kinase encodes MAAAAHDGALPAGRASGLVGRQIAQYRVESEIGRGGMAVVYRARDLRLDRTVALKLLAPELARNDTFRRRFTHESRVAAAIDHPHIVPVFEAGETEGVLYIAMRYVPGHDLRALLDRTGPLPVGTAVRIAVQVASALDAAHAHDLVHRDVKPGNVLVAEGTDSDHPEHVYLTDFGLTKKSLSLTGFTSVGQFVGTLDYVAPEQISGKPVDGRCDVYSLGCVVHEMLAGAPPFRRDDDMALLWAHQYDPPPPLSGERPDLPAAVDAVLARALAKAPEDRYGTCREFVAALRAAVTGAAPQRAASTGVGPAAPAPVGPPPAPPSWALPAFRGAARPGP; translated from the coding sequence ATGGCCGCGGCGGCGCACGACGGCGCGCTGCCCGCGGGGCGGGCGTCGGGTCTGGTGGGGCGGCAGATCGCCCAGTACCGCGTGGAGAGCGAGATCGGCCGCGGCGGCATGGCGGTGGTGTACCGGGCGCGGGACCTGCGGCTGGACCGGACCGTGGCGCTGAAGCTGCTCGCGCCCGAGCTGGCCCGCAACGACACCTTCCGGCGGCGCTTCACGCACGAGTCGCGGGTGGCCGCCGCCATCGACCATCCGCACATCGTGCCGGTGTTCGAGGCGGGCGAGACGGAGGGCGTCCTGTACATCGCGATGCGGTACGTCCCCGGGCACGACCTGCGGGCCCTGCTGGACCGCACGGGCCCGCTGCCGGTGGGCACGGCGGTGCGGATCGCCGTGCAGGTGGCGTCGGCGCTGGACGCGGCCCACGCGCACGACCTGGTGCACCGGGACGTCAAGCCGGGCAACGTCCTGGTCGCCGAGGGCACGGACAGCGACCACCCCGAGCACGTCTACCTCACGGACTTCGGACTGACGAAGAAGTCGCTGTCGCTGACCGGGTTCACGAGCGTCGGCCAGTTCGTGGGGACGCTCGACTACGTGGCGCCGGAGCAGATCTCGGGCAAGCCGGTGGACGGCCGGTGCGACGTGTACAGCCTGGGCTGCGTCGTCCACGAGATGCTGGCGGGCGCGCCACCGTTCCGCAGGGACGACGACATGGCGTTGCTGTGGGCCCATCAGTACGATCCGCCGCCGCCCCTGAGCGGTGAGCGGCCGGACCTGCCGGCGGCGGTGGACGCCGTACTGGCCAGGGCGCTGGCGAAGGCGCCGGAGGACCGGTACGGGACCTGCCGCGAGTTCGTGGCGGCGCTGCGCGCGGCGGTGACCGGGGCGGCGCCGCAACGGGCCGCTTCCACCGGGGTGGGCCCGGCTGCGCCCGCGCCCGTGGGCCCGCCGCCCGCGCCGCCGTCCTGGGCGCTGCCGGCCTTCCGCGGCGCGGCCCGGCCAGGCCCGTAG
- a CDS encoding LAETG motif-containing sortase-dependent surface protein produces MTPLNGSRRAAAALVTAVALGAAGTTFGAAPAFAHTPTWSVTCDEVKLDLTRYTPTPGNEVTVTVDGKDLLPTETFGAEFHRTLRLPAHDKELTVRLIIKDGSPGGHFSRDETKTAPVCQTTTPTPTPTPSGTPSPSPTPTTAPPSPSPSTPAPSQPPAEPSTTAPAVPAPTPPKGPGLADTGASGSTPLVAGAAAAVLAAGAAVLWAVRRRRTAQG; encoded by the coding sequence ATGACCCCGCTCAACGGCTCGCGGCGTGCCGCCGCGGCCCTCGTGACCGCCGTGGCCCTCGGCGCGGCCGGTACGACGTTCGGCGCCGCCCCGGCGTTCGCCCACACCCCGACGTGGTCCGTCACCTGCGACGAGGTCAAGCTCGACCTCACCAGGTACACGCCCACCCCCGGCAACGAGGTGACGGTCACCGTCGACGGCAAGGACCTCCTGCCGACCGAGACCTTCGGCGCCGAGTTCCACCGCACGCTCCGACTCCCGGCGCACGACAAGGAACTGACGGTCCGTCTGATCATCAAGGACGGCAGCCCCGGCGGGCACTTCTCGCGCGACGAGACCAAGACCGCACCCGTCTGCCAGACGACCACGCCGACGCCGACCCCGACGCCGTCCGGCACCCCGTCGCCCAGCCCCACCCCGACCACGGCCCCGCCGTCGCCCTCGCCGAGCACCCCCGCCCCGTCGCAGCCCCCGGCCGAGCCGTCCACGACGGCCCCCGCCGTCCCGGCCCCGACGCCGCCCAAGGGCCCCGGCCTCGCCGACACCGGTGCGTCCGGCTCCACGCCGCTCGTCGCGGGCGCCGCCGCCGCGGTCCTGGCCGCCGGCGCCGCCGTCCTGTGGGCCGTCCGCAGGCGCCGCACGGCCCAGGGCTGA
- a CDS encoding PhlD codes for MSFHVSRPHIVLPDHKVSTEDVVDDIAARHPDHPRLAAIRRVVRNCGVQTRYFTRPLGAPTVSGGAGIGERARAAFDDALAMAAAAAGRALTAAGLTTGDVDAIVTTHSTGWAVPNLDVALVERLGLRPTVRRVALTTLACAGGTQALIRACDLVAARPGSRVLVVAAEVISSVYNHADTGIEAMIYKALFGDSAGAAVVSSQPLGPGLVIDGPEASFEYVLPDSVDRYSGRIAGDGFHFESTKSALTAADDVLPALLDWLGGRPTEFGVIHPGSLRIIADTAGALGLSEHDARHSRETLSDEGNLGGVSVLRVLERVHAAPPRDGAPGVVVAYGPGFATAALRCRWHEAA; via the coding sequence ATGTCCTTCCATGTCTCCCGACCGCACATCGTCCTCCCGGACCACAAGGTGAGCACGGAGGACGTCGTCGACGACATCGCGGCCCGCCACCCGGACCACCCGCGGCTCGCGGCGATCCGGCGGGTGGTCCGCAACTGCGGGGTGCAGACCCGGTACTTCACGCGTCCGCTCGGCGCCCCGACGGTGTCCGGCGGCGCGGGGATCGGCGAGCGGGCCCGCGCCGCGTTCGACGACGCGCTCGCCATGGCGGCGGCGGCCGCAGGACGGGCGCTGACCGCGGCGGGGCTCACCACCGGGGACGTCGACGCGATCGTGACCACGCACTCGACCGGCTGGGCCGTGCCGAACCTGGACGTGGCACTCGTCGAACGGCTGGGGCTGCGGCCGACCGTGCGGCGCGTCGCGCTGACCACGCTGGCCTGCGCGGGCGGTACGCAGGCGCTCATCCGGGCGTGCGACCTGGTGGCGGCCAGACCCGGCAGCCGGGTCCTGGTGGTCGCGGCGGAGGTGATCTCCAGTGTGTACAACCACGCCGACACCGGCATCGAGGCGATGATCTACAAGGCGCTGTTCGGCGACTCGGCCGGGGCGGCCGTCGTCTCCTCACAGCCGCTCGGGCCGGGCCTGGTGATCGACGGGCCCGAGGCCTCGTTCGAGTACGTGCTGCCGGACAGTGTCGACCGGTACTCCGGCCGGATCGCCGGGGACGGCTTCCACTTCGAGTCCACGAAGTCGGCGCTGACCGCCGCCGACGACGTGCTGCCGGCACTGCTGGACTGGCTCGGGGGCCGGCCCACGGAGTTCGGCGTCATCCACCCGGGCAGTCTGCGCATCATCGCGGACACGGCGGGCGCGCTCGGGCTGAGCGAGCACGACGCCCGGCACTCCCGCGAGACCCTGTCGGACGAGGGCAACCTGGGCGGCGTCAGCGTGCTGCGCGTCCTGGAGCGCGTCCACGCGGCGCCCCCGCGCGACGGCGCCCCCGGTGTGGTGGTGGCCTACGGGCCGGGCTTCGCCACGGCCGCCCTGCGCTGCCGGTGGCACGAGGCCGCCTGA
- a CDS encoding SpoIIE family protein phosphatase gives MTDNRPHSGEIGPTERLAMNRTGSFDWDLDAGTIDVDPAGLLVFGHDPDTFDSRPATLTHRLDQQERVRLENVIKDALTSGRSSYAAHFRMEREDGSEQWTHVQARILRDRDSRAHRIVGIVRDATSEVTHSEFVMELERRRQRQTDMVERSTRALSRAVTVDDVTAALTGPGGLSRLGADGLALGLVENGSLNIIALSGESLDVLDDLRVRRLESGLPLHETVLSGRPLFTSSFQELIKGYPQLAPYAGRLPFRAAAYLPLVAQARTLGGMVLFYRRHTTFTADERNLSLGLAAIVAQSLQRAILFDEERELATGLQATMLPRRIPAIDGGEIAVRYHSAWSGRQVGGDWYDVIPLPRGRVGIVVGDVQGHDTHAAAIMGQLRIALRAYAGEGHAPSTVLARASRFLAELDTERFATCTYAQVDLGTGTARAVRAGHLGPLIRHTDGRVGVPKLRGGLPLGIASVFGDEEYPETRLDLVPGETLVMCTDGLVEEPGADIGAGMDALAHAIGAGPPGAEALADHLSQRFWERWGAGDDVALLVLRRSPDPGTPRAPRIHQYIHQADPQGLSEARAVVRRALRDWGMREYADDAELLTGELLGNVLLHTEGGAVLTLEVLPEPVRRVRLAVQDRSSAWPRRRTPGEAATSGRGLVLLDALAARWGVEPRGEGKAVWCEIGPTART, from the coding sequence ATGACGGACAACCGGCCGCACAGCGGAGAGATCGGGCCGACCGAACGGCTCGCCATGAACCGTACCGGCAGTTTCGACTGGGATCTCGACGCCGGCACCATCGACGTGGACCCGGCCGGGCTGCTGGTCTTCGGCCACGACCCCGACACCTTCGACTCCCGTCCCGCGACGCTGACGCACCGGCTGGACCAGCAGGAACGGGTCCGCCTGGAGAACGTGATCAAGGACGCGCTGACCAGCGGCCGGTCCTCGTACGCGGCGCACTTCCGCATGGAGCGGGAGGACGGCTCCGAGCAGTGGACGCACGTCCAGGCGCGCATCCTGCGCGACCGGGACAGCCGGGCGCACCGGATCGTGGGGATCGTGCGGGACGCGACCTCCGAGGTGACGCACTCGGAGTTCGTCATGGAGCTGGAGAGGCGCCGGCAGCGGCAGACCGACATGGTGGAGCGGTCCACGCGGGCCCTGTCCCGCGCGGTGACGGTCGACGACGTCACGGCGGCGCTGACGGGCCCCGGCGGCCTGTCCCGGCTGGGCGCGGACGGCCTGGCGCTGGGGCTGGTCGAGAACGGTTCGCTGAACATCATCGCGCTGAGCGGCGAGTCCCTGGACGTGCTGGACGACCTGCGGGTGCGGCGGCTGGAGAGCGGGCTGCCCCTGCACGAGACGGTGCTGAGCGGGCGGCCGCTGTTCACCAGCTCGTTCCAGGAGCTGATCAAGGGCTATCCGCAGCTGGCCCCGTACGCGGGAAGACTGCCGTTCCGGGCGGCGGCGTACCTGCCGCTGGTGGCGCAGGCCCGCACGCTGGGCGGGATGGTGCTGTTCTACCGGCGGCACACGACGTTCACGGCGGACGAGCGGAACCTCTCGCTGGGGCTCGCGGCGATCGTGGCGCAGTCGCTGCAGCGGGCGATCCTCTTCGACGAGGAGCGCGAGCTGGCGACGGGCCTCCAGGCGACGATGCTGCCCCGGCGGATCCCGGCCATCGACGGCGGAGAGATCGCCGTGCGCTACCACTCGGCGTGGAGCGGCCGGCAGGTCGGCGGCGACTGGTACGACGTGATCCCGCTGCCCAGGGGCCGGGTCGGGATCGTGGTCGGCGACGTGCAGGGACACGACACGCACGCCGCCGCGATCATGGGCCAGCTGCGGATCGCGCTGCGGGCGTACGCCGGGGAGGGCCACGCGCCGTCCACGGTGCTGGCGCGGGCGTCGCGGTTCCTCGCCGAACTGGACACGGAGCGGTTCGCGACCTGTACGTACGCCCAGGTGGACCTGGGCACGGGCACGGCGCGGGCGGTGCGGGCGGGCCACCTGGGGCCGCTGATCCGGCACACGGACGGGCGGGTCGGGGTGCCGAAGCTGCGGGGCGGGCTGCCGCTGGGCATCGCCTCGGTGTTCGGCGACGAGGAGTACCCGGAGACGCGGCTGGACCTGGTGCCGGGCGAGACGCTGGTGATGTGCACGGACGGGCTCGTGGAGGAGCCGGGCGCGGACATCGGGGCGGGCATGGACGCGCTGGCCCACGCGATCGGCGCGGGGCCGCCGGGGGCGGAGGCGCTGGCGGACCACCTGTCGCAGCGGTTCTGGGAGCGGTGGGGCGCGGGCGACGACGTGGCCCTGCTGGTGCTGCGGCGCAGCCCGGACCCGGGCACGCCGCGGGCGCCCCGCATCCACCAGTACATCCACCAGGCGGACCCGCAGGGCCTGTCGGAGGCGCGGGCCGTGGTGCGCAGGGCGCTGCGCGACTGGGGCATGCGGGAGTACGCGGACGACGCGGAGCTGCTGACGGGCGAGCTGCTCGGCAATGTGCTGCTGCACACCGAGGGCGGCGCGGTGCTGACGCTGGAGGTGCTGCCGGAGCCGGTACGGCGGGTGCGGCTGGCCGTGCAGGACCGGTCCAGCGCGTGGCCGCGGCGGCGCACCCCGGGCGAGGCGGCGACGTCAGGGCGCGGACTGGTGCTCCTGGACGCGCTGGCGGCGCGCTGGGGGGTGGAGCCGCGCGGCGAGGGCAAGGCCGTGTGGTGCGAGATCGGGCCGACGGCGAGGACCTGA
- a CDS encoding helix-turn-helix domain-containing protein, with product MDKVALRFLLRERRALITPESHGLSRPTRQGRRAPGLSQAQIDQLLHRAPDTYGRLESGRYPNPPVDLLQDVARLLGMNEQEWIALWRYALGQDPPHPLNSASGEEVPGVWQEALAGISHMAYVNDRSWNLLAHNVHFAAMFPGRRVPTNTMRWMAVEPEARKVLCNWETAWAPLVLPQLRAALAADPDDQTLAQIEKEVLADPVASRVYESASAYIHPDGDERPLNHAELGPGWVTMCAAEPMAAPGARMIILVFHPGEHRRHARIRPLRARTEG from the coding sequence ATGGACAAGGTCGCACTGCGCTTTCTGCTGCGGGAACGCCGCGCCCTGATCACGCCCGAGAGCCACGGGCTGTCGCGCCCGACCCGGCAGGGGCGGCGCGCGCCGGGTCTGTCGCAGGCGCAGATCGACCAGCTGCTGCACCGGGCCCCGGACACGTACGGGCGGCTGGAGTCGGGCCGCTACCCGAACCCGCCGGTCGACCTGCTGCAGGACGTGGCGCGGCTCCTCGGGATGAACGAGCAGGAGTGGATCGCGCTGTGGCGGTACGCGCTGGGCCAGGACCCGCCGCACCCGCTGAACTCGGCGTCCGGCGAGGAGGTGCCGGGCGTGTGGCAGGAGGCGCTGGCCGGCATCTCCCACATGGCGTACGTCAACGACCGCTCCTGGAACCTGCTGGCGCACAACGTGCACTTCGCGGCGATGTTCCCGGGCCGCAGGGTGCCCACCAACACGATGCGGTGGATGGCGGTGGAGCCCGAGGCGCGGAAGGTGCTGTGCAACTGGGAGACGGCCTGGGCGCCCCTGGTACTGCCGCAGCTGCGGGCGGCGCTGGCGGCGGACCCGGACGACCAGACGCTGGCGCAGATCGAGAAGGAGGTGCTGGCCGATCCCGTGGCCTCCCGGGTCTACGAGTCGGCGAGCGCGTACATCCACCCGGACGGTGACGAGCGGCCGTTGAACCACGCGGAGCTGGGGCCGGGCTGGGTGACGATGTGCGCGGCGGAGCCCATGGCGGCCCCCGGGGCACGCATGATCATTCTGGTGTTCCACCCCGGTGAGCACCGGCGGCACGCCCGTATCAGGCCGCTGCGCGCCCGCACCGAGGGCTGA
- a CDS encoding NADP-dependent succinic semialdehyde dehydrogenase, whose protein sequence is MPIATVNPATGETLRTFDPLDAAGVERRVAAADAAFRRYRTTSFAERAALLRHAADLLEQDEESVARVVTTEMGKPLAAARAEAAKCVKAMRWYAANAERLLADEHPDEADVRDAGAATARVHYRPLGPVLAVMPWNFPLWQVVRFAAPALMAGNTGLLKHASNVPQTALYLEDLFRRAGYPEGVFQTLLIGSDAVEGVLRDPRVAAATLTGSEGAGRSVASVAGDEVKKTVLELGGSDPYIVMPSADLERAAATAVTARAQNNGQSCIAAKRFIVHADVYDAFTDRFTAGMAALTVGDPMADSTDVGPLASERGRADLEELVDDAVARGATVRCGGARPDGLERGWYYAPTVLTGVTPAMRIHREEAFGPVAAVYRVSGRDEAVELANDSPFGLSSNVWTRDDSDVEHFVRDLEAGGVYVNGMTASHPALPFGGVKRSGYGRELSGHGIREFCNATTVWRAAGS, encoded by the coding sequence ATGCCCATCGCGACGGTGAACCCGGCCACCGGGGAAACCCTGAGGACCTTCGACCCGCTCGACGCCGCCGGTGTGGAGCGGCGCGTCGCCGCCGCGGACGCGGCCTTCCGGCGCTACCGCACCACGTCGTTCGCGGAGCGCGCCGCGCTGCTGCGCCACGCCGCCGACCTGCTGGAACAGGACGAGGAGAGCGTTGCCCGCGTGGTCACCACCGAGATGGGGAAGCCCCTCGCGGCGGCCCGCGCGGAGGCGGCCAAGTGCGTGAAGGCGATGCGCTGGTACGCCGCCAACGCCGAGCGGCTCCTCGCCGACGAGCACCCCGACGAGGCCGACGTCCGGGACGCCGGCGCGGCCACCGCCCGCGTGCACTACCGGCCGCTGGGCCCCGTCCTGGCCGTGATGCCGTGGAACTTCCCGCTGTGGCAGGTCGTGCGGTTCGCCGCGCCCGCGCTGATGGCCGGCAACACGGGCCTGCTCAAGCACGCGTCGAACGTGCCGCAGACCGCCCTCTACCTGGAGGACCTCTTCCGCAGGGCCGGCTACCCGGAGGGCGTCTTCCAGACGCTGCTGATCGGCTCGGACGCCGTCGAGGGCGTCCTGCGAGACCCGCGCGTCGCCGCCGCCACCCTCACCGGAAGCGAGGGCGCCGGCCGGTCCGTCGCCTCCGTGGCGGGCGACGAGGTCAAGAAGACCGTCCTCGAACTGGGCGGCAGCGACCCGTACATCGTGATGCCTTCCGCCGACCTGGAGCGGGCCGCCGCCACCGCCGTGACCGCGCGCGCCCAGAACAACGGCCAGTCCTGCATCGCCGCCAAGCGGTTCATCGTGCACGCCGACGTGTACGACGCGTTCACCGACCGGTTCACGGCCGGGATGGCCGCCCTCACCGTCGGCGACCCCATGGCCGACTCCACCGACGTCGGACCCCTCGCCAGCGAGCGCGGCCGGGCCGACCTGGAGGAACTCGTCGACGACGCGGTGGCCCGCGGCGCGACCGTACGCTGCGGCGGCGCCCGCCCCGATGGCCTGGAGCGCGGCTGGTACTACGCGCCCACCGTGCTCACCGGCGTCACGCCCGCCATGCGCATCCACCGGGAGGAGGCGTTCGGCCCCGTCGCCGCGGTCTACCGGGTGAGCGGCCGCGACGAGGCGGTGGAGCTGGCCAACGACTCGCCGTTCGGGCTCAGCTCCAACGTGTGGACCCGCGACGACTCGGACGTGGAGCACTTCGTACGGGACCTGGAGGCCGGCGGCGTGTACGTGAACGGCATGACCGCCTCGCACCCGGCACTGCCGTTCGGCGGCGTGAAGCGCTCCGGGTACGGGCGGGAGCTGTCGGGCCACGGCATCAGGGAGTTCTGCAACGCGACGACCGTGTGGCGGGCGGCCGGGTCCTGA
- a CDS encoding TetR/AcrR family transcriptional regulator → MGRPKQFDPDVAVERAMDVFWRKGYAGTTPQDLVDELGIGKGSLYNTFGSKRALFEQALRRYRDSQAVALVEMLEQPGPVKARLRRTLGLLAEMDLADPDRRGCMAVNAAAEIAGTDEEATDLVQRMFARTEDAFRALIEEGQRSGEIAPERDPAALGSLLLNTVVGLRLLARVAEGPDRLVRVIDATVDSL, encoded by the coding sequence ATGGGAAGGCCCAAGCAGTTCGATCCGGACGTCGCCGTTGAACGCGCCATGGACGTGTTCTGGCGAAAGGGGTATGCCGGAACCACGCCGCAGGATCTCGTCGACGAACTCGGCATCGGCAAGGGCAGCCTCTACAACACCTTCGGCAGCAAGCGCGCCTTGTTCGAGCAGGCGCTCCGCCGCTACCGCGACAGCCAGGCCGTCGCCCTGGTCGAGATGCTCGAGCAGCCCGGTCCGGTCAAGGCGCGTCTACGCAGGACGCTGGGGCTTCTCGCCGAGATGGACCTCGCCGACCCGGACCGCCGGGGCTGCATGGCCGTCAACGCGGCGGCCGAAATCGCCGGAACGGACGAGGAGGCAACCGATCTCGTCCAGCGCATGTTCGCCCGGACCGAGGACGCCTTCCGCGCTCTGATCGAGGAAGGGCAGCGTTCGGGAGAGATCGCACCCGAACGCGATCCCGCGGCCCTGGGGAGTCTGCTGCTGAACACGGTCGTGGGCTTGCGGCTCCTGGCACGCGTCGCCGAAGGCCCTGATCGACTGGTCCGGGTGATCGACGCGACGGTCGACTCCCTCTGA
- a CDS encoding glutathione S-transferase family protein translates to MNDDGRFRRSASHFTDRITADGRDGWPVEAGRYRLVVSRACPWASRSLVVRRLLGLEGALSLAVADPIQDERSWRFTLDPDGRDPVLGIRFLSEAYDARERGHPDGVSVPAVVDVPSGLLVTNDYLRITLDLETEWTALHREGAPDLYPEHLRDEMDDRMDGIFRDINNGVYEAGFAGTQEAYDEAYGKLFARLDQVSDHLAGQRYLMGDTITEADIRLFTTLVRFDAVYHGHFKCNRNKLTEDRVLWAYARDLFQTPGFGDTVDFDHIKRHYYQVHEHINPTRIVPRGPDLRGWRRPHHRDELGGRPFGDGTPPPPPPEDEVVVPL, encoded by the coding sequence ATGAACGACGACGGGCGGTTCAGGCGCAGCGCGAGCCACTTCACGGACCGGATCACCGCGGACGGGCGGGACGGATGGCCGGTGGAGGCCGGACGGTACCGGCTGGTCGTGAGCCGGGCGTGCCCGTGGGCGAGCCGTTCGCTGGTGGTGCGCAGGCTGCTGGGGCTGGAGGGGGCGCTGTCGCTGGCGGTCGCCGACCCGATCCAGGACGAGCGGAGCTGGCGGTTCACACTGGACCCGGACGGCCGGGACCCGGTCCTCGGCATCCGGTTCCTCAGCGAGGCGTACGACGCGCGCGAGCGGGGCCACCCGGACGGGGTGAGCGTGCCGGCGGTGGTGGACGTCCCGAGCGGCCTTCTCGTGACCAACGACTACCTGCGCATCACGCTGGACCTGGAGACGGAGTGGACCGCGCTGCACCGGGAGGGCGCACCCGACCTGTATCCGGAGCACCTGCGCGACGAGATGGACGACCGGATGGACGGCATCTTCCGTGACATCAACAACGGCGTCTACGAGGCCGGTTTCGCCGGTACGCAGGAGGCGTACGACGAGGCGTACGGCAAGCTGTTCGCCCGGCTCGACCAGGTGTCGGACCATCTGGCGGGGCAGCGCTACCTGATGGGCGACACCATCACGGAGGCCGACATCCGGCTGTTCACCACACTGGTGCGGTTCGACGCCGTGTACCACGGCCACTTCAAGTGCAACCGCAACAAGCTGACCGAGGACCGGGTGTTGTGGGCGTACGCCCGGGACCTGTTCCAGACGCCGGGGTTCGGCGACACCGTGGACTTCGACCATATAAAGCGGCACTACTACCAGGTCCACGAGCACATCAACCCGACGCGGATCGTGCCGCGCGGACCGGATCTGCGGGGCTGGCGCAGGCCGCACCACCGCGACGAACTGGGCGGGCGCCCCTTCGGCGACGGAACGCCGCCGCCCCCGCCGCCGGAGGACGAGGTGGTGGTCCCGCTCTAG
- a CDS encoding PHP domain-containing protein → MDPVAALERIAFLLERALEPSYRVRAFRTAAAALSAIGAEETAARAAAGTLEQLRGVGPKTAQVAREALAGDVPAYLRKLESEAGAPAREARAGLRARLRGDCHVHSDWSDGGSPIEEMGRTASALGHEWVALTDHSPRLTVARGLSADRLREQLEVVAELNERWAPFRMLTGIEVDILLDGSLDQDPALLERLDLVVASVHSKLRMDGPAMTRRMLKAVRNPLVDVLGHCTGRLVSGRGRPESEFDADRVFAACAESGTAVEVNSRPERLDPPRRLLRQAVAAGVFFAIDTDAHAPGQLDWQVLGCERAEECGVPADRVINTWPADALLTWTRTREAPG, encoded by the coding sequence ATGGACCCGGTCGCGGCGCTGGAGCGGATCGCGTTCCTCCTGGAGCGGGCGCTGGAGCCGTCGTACCGGGTGCGGGCGTTCCGTACGGCGGCGGCGGCGCTGTCGGCGATCGGCGCCGAGGAGACGGCGGCGCGGGCGGCGGCCGGCACGCTGGAGCAGCTGCGGGGCGTCGGCCCGAAGACGGCGCAGGTGGCGCGGGAGGCGCTGGCCGGGGACGTACCGGCGTACCTGCGGAAGCTGGAGAGCGAGGCGGGGGCGCCCGCGCGGGAGGCCCGGGCGGGGCTGCGGGCGCGGCTGCGCGGCGACTGCCACGTGCACTCGGACTGGTCGGACGGGGGCAGTCCCATCGAGGAGATGGGGCGGACGGCGTCGGCCCTGGGGCACGAGTGGGTGGCGCTGACCGATCACTCGCCGCGGCTGACGGTGGCGCGGGGCCTGTCGGCGGACCGGCTGCGGGAGCAGCTGGAGGTCGTGGCGGAGCTGAACGAGCGGTGGGCGCCGTTCCGGATGCTGACGGGGATCGAGGTGGACATCCTGCTCGACGGTTCGCTGGACCAGGATCCCGCGCTGCTGGAGCGGCTGGACCTGGTGGTGGCCTCGGTCCACTCCAAGCTGCGGATGGACGGCCCGGCGATGACGCGGCGGATGCTGAAGGCGGTCCGGAATCCGCTGGTGGACGTGCTCGGGCACTGCACCGGGCGGCTGGTGTCGGGGCGGGGTCGGCCGGAGTCGGAGTTCGACGCGGACCGGGTCTTCGCGGCGTGCGCCGAGTCCGGTACCGCCGTGGAGGTCAACAGCCGTCCGGAGCGGCTGGATCCGCCGCGCCGGCTGCTGCGGCAGGCCGTGGCGGCGGGGGTGTTCTTCGCGATCGACACGGACGCGCACGCGCCGGGCCAGCTGGACTGGCAGGTCCTGGGCTGCGAGCGGGCGGAGGAGTGCGGGGTGCCGGCCGACCGGGTGATCAACACCTGGCCGGCCGACGCCCTGCTCACGTGGACCCGCACACGGGAGGCGCCGGGCTGA